The Arachis hypogaea cultivar Tifrunner chromosome 19, arahy.Tifrunner.gnm2.J5K5, whole genome shotgun sequence genome has a window encoding:
- the LOC112778612 gene encoding uncharacterized protein, translated as MGQDHRRLDSKVIAQHIFMMVKADPIISIRVLQGGVENHFGYKASYRKVWLAKQRVVARIYGDWEESYNELPRWLFTMQMYLPVTQPWPASTDTVMFHRVFWTFPPCVEAFKHCKSLISIDGTHLYGKYGGTLLMAIAQDGNANILPIAFAVVKGETKEAWSFFLSYLREHVTPQPGVLVISDRHKSTGRALNAEGSLWKPPHAFQAFCTRHIAANFMTHFRNKDLKKWSQYADEGHRFGHMTTNISECINAVMKGSRNLPITALVNSSYFRLGELFARKGSEALAQLQVGAKFSQTLMKAIEFNSKYVNTMNVYQFDRSRRNFTVEELAAVSGSRQ; from the exons ATGGGGCAAGATCATCGTAGGTTGGATTCGAAAGTGATTGCACAACATATTTTCATGATGGTCAAGGCCGATCCAATAATCAGCATCAGGGTTCTACAAGGAGGTGTGGAGAATCACTTTGGTTACAAGGCGTCCTATAGAAAGGTTTGGCTTGCAAAACAGAGAGTCGTCGCTAGAATATATGgcgattgggaggagtcatacaacGAGCTTCCTCGTTGGTTATTCACTATGCAGATGTACTTGCCAG TGACACAGCCCTGGCCTGCCTCCACCGACACTGTGATGTTTCATCGAGTATTTTGGACGTTTCCACCATGTGTTGAGGCCTTCAAGCATTGCAAGTCACTTATCtccattgatggcacccacctATATGGTAAATACGGTGGAACTTTGTTGATGGCCATAGCGCAAGATGGCAATGCAAACATTCTGCCCATTGCATTTGCAGTTGTTAAGGGTGAGACAAAGGAGGCGTGGTCGTTCTTTCTTTCGTACTTACGAGAGCATGTTACACCACAACCAGgggtgttagtgatttcagacagACACAAGTCCACTGGTAGAGCGCTGAATGCCGAAGGGAGTTTATGGAAACCGCCTCATGCCTTCCAAGCTTTTTGTACAAGACACATTGCAGCCAACTTCATGACCCACTTTCGGAACAAAGACTTGAAGAAG TGGTCACAGTATGCTGATGAGGGTCATCGATTTGGTCACATGACGACCAATATCTCTGAGTGCATTAATGCTGTTATGAAGGGTTCCCGCAATTTGCCAATCACGGCTCTTGTAAATTCAAGTTATTTTCGTTTGGGTGAACTTTTTGCAAGGAAGGGTTCTGAGGCACTAGCCCAACTTCAGGTCGGTGCTAAATTCTCACAGACATTGATGAAGGCCATAGAATTCAACTCGAAGTACGTGAACACCATGAATGTTTACCAGTTTGATCGATCGAGGAGAAACTTCACGGTTGAAGAGTTAGCAGCAGTTTCGGGATCCAGGCAATAG